A window of the Lolium perenne isolate Kyuss_39 chromosome 7, Kyuss_2.0, whole genome shotgun sequence genome harbors these coding sequences:
- the LOC127315634 gene encoding F-box/FBD/LRR-repeat protein At5g22700-like — protein MEDASCGSRRSPRDADSAGIYCLSPQAEIGPAQHTPVGRLPPSAGISRGDRLGALQDDLVLHVLPFLPSREVVRSAVISRRWRHLWRSTPVVRVAGSDDRFRLFVNSLLLHRDTTLPLRSFEIDADLTTARGKAVDPHVEQWITHAVSSCRARSLTARFLDEDTMWSPRHRRPFASPHLTTMHLHCVKLAEGLLDFSCCPALLHLRLTDCRSMLQGYVP, from the exons ATGGAGGACGCGTCGTGCGGCTCTAGAAGGTCGCCGCGAGATGCGGATTCAGCGGGCATCTACTGCCTCAGCCCTCAGGCGGAGATTGGGCCGGCG CAGCACACACCAGTCGGCAGACTGCCGCCGTCGGCCGGCATCAGTCGCGGCGATCGCTTGGGCGCGCTGCAGGACGATCTTGTCCTGCACGTGCTACCCTTCCTGCCCTCCCGCGAAGTGGTGCGCTCAGCCGTGATCTCCCGTCGCTGGCGCCACCTCTGGAGGTCCACCCCGGTCGTCCGCGTCGCCGGCAGCGACGACCGCTTTCGCCTCTTCGTCAACAGCCTCTTGCTCCACCGCGACACCACCTTGCCGCTGCGTTCGTTCGAGATCGATGCCGACCTCACGACAGCCCGCGGGAAGGCCGTCGACCCTCACGTCGAACAGTGGATCACGCACGCCGTGTCGTCGTGCCGTGCCCGCTCGCTCACCGCCCGCTTCCTAGACGAGGACACTATGTGGTCGCCTCGGCACCGGCGACCGTTCGCCTCCCCGCACCTGACGACGATGCACCTCCACTGCGTCAAGCTCGCAGAGGGCCTCCTCGACTTCTCCTGCTGCCCGGCGCTGCTGCACCTCCGCCTCACGGACTGCCGGTCTATGTTGCAGGGATACGTCCCATAA